A genomic segment from Nymphalis io chromosome 15, ilAglIoxx1.1, whole genome shotgun sequence encodes:
- the LOC126773662 gene encoding perilipin-4 isoform X47: MFSGIAGAFRSIGEKTASLFERKKKDAEQIAQEKAAEAAHVVEEQVKKAGELVSGAEKTASDAANSAANAKHSAIDVIDKELSKVSIAAGEAKDAADKALADGKKVVDTTKDTISTTVDNTKKAAESAINTAKDTLSNVVQSTIDTTQSTIESGKTCAVSAKDSVVNTIQSTVDTTQKLGQAALEGGKSYATSAKDSAAGAIQNTVDGTKKSGQTAFTASKDYVASAKDKVASTIESTLDTSKNTAESTLDTSKQYATIAKETLVSNIQSTVDTTQKVTNSAIETGKDYAASAKDKVASTFESTLDITEKTGQSALETGKSYATSAIDSVASSIQSTVDTTQKTAQSLVDSGKTYASSAKDTVADAVNNTVEVTKNIANSTTKTTKSYVDSAKDSGQNSYQSALDFSTSYAFSALHIGKSYLDSTKETVASTLDSTVKAVHSSVETGKSYVDTAKDTVASTVHSTVDSTKTVAASALDKGSALIEGVKDTVASTVNTTVDTTKNVAASAVDKGVSLVGTVKGTAASTVDATKNVAASVVDKSTSLIGSAKDNLASTILTTVDTTKNVAATAFDKGSSLVGSAKDTVASTVQSTVDTTKNVATSAVDKGASLVEAAKGTVASTIDTTKNVASSAVDKGFSLVGTAKDTVASTVNTTVETTKSVASSAVDKGSHLVGSAKDTVASTLDTTKNVASTAVDKGISFVGAAKDTVSSTVQNTLDSTKSVAGSVYDKSSSLVTGAKDIFTSKTEGAKDSAESSINNVKETAEKLDDTINATVDTTKKTAEEAKAQALKAAEDAKEKARLAAEAAKEEAKRAANAAVEESKKAAEKAAADASNAVHSTVDNTLKRVEDAADQGLKNAGQVVDAKIKDADKFLSEKRDALVTNFSSAAHDGAEGAAGLLSKGLAAFPK; this comes from the exons GCGCGTTCCGAAGCATCGGAGAGAAGACAGCGTCTCTCTTCGAGAGGAAGAAGAAAGATGCAGAACAAATCGCTCAGGAAAAAGCCGCAGAAGCCGCCCATGTTGTTGAAGAACAGGTTAAGAAGGCTGGAGAGCTCGTGAGTGGGGCTGAGAAGACGGCGTCTGATGCTGCTAACTCCG CTGCAAACGCGAAGCACTCGGCGATTGATGTGATAGATAAGGAATTATCAAAGGTTTCGATTGCTGCCGGTGAAGCTAAGGATGCTGCTGACAAAGCCTTAGCCGATGGGAAGAAGGTTGTCGACACTACTAAAG ATACAATTTCAACGACAGTAGATAATACGAAAAAGGCAGCTGAGTCAGCTATAAACACGGCTAAAG atACATTGTCAAATGTAGTTCAAAGCACAATAGATACTACACAATCTACCATAGAATCTGGAAAGACGTGCGCAGTTAGTGCTAAag ATTCAGTAGTGAACACTATTCAGAGCACTGTAGATACCACACAGAAATTAGGACAAGCCGCTCTTGAAGGTGGTAAATCCTACGCTACGAGTGCTAAAG atTCAGCTGCAGGTGCTATACAAAATACAGTAGATGGCACTAAAAAATCAGGCCAAACTGCATTCACAGCTAGCAAAGATTATGTTGCGTCTGCGAAAG ATAAAGTAGCTAGTACCATAGAAAGTACATTAGACACATCTAAGAATACAGCAGAATCTACTTTAGATACAAGCAAACAATATGCTACTATTGCAAAAG aaaCACTTGTAAGTAATATTCAAAGTACGGTAGACACAACACAAAAAGTAACCAATTCCGCTATTGAAACAGGCAAAGATTATGCAGCATCTGCAAAag ATAAAGTAGCAAGTACATTCGAAAGTACATTAGATATTACAGAAAAAACAGGTCAATCTGCGCTTGAAACAGGGAAATCCTATGCCACAAGCGCAATAG attCTGTTGCTAGTAGTATTCAAAGCACAGTTGACACAACACAAAAAACAGCACAGTCACTTGTTGATTCTGGTAAAACATATGCTTCTAGTGCTAAAG ATACTGTAGCAGATGCGGTTAATAATACTGTTGAAGTAACCAAAAATATTGCTAATTCAACAACAAAAACAACTAAATCGTATGTGGATAGCGCTAAAG ATTCAGGCCAAAACTCATATCAATCTGCATTGGATTTCTCGACGAGTTACGCATTTTCTGCTTTACATATCGGAAAATCTTATCTAGATAGCACTAAAG AAACAGTAGCAAGTACATTAGATAGTACAGTGAAAGCTGTTCACAGTTCTGTTGAAACAGGAAAATCTTACGTGGATACTGCCAAAG ATACCGTAGCAAGCACCGTTCATTCAACTGTTGATAGTACTAAAACTGTAGCGGCATCAGCGCTTGATAAAGGCTCAGCTTTGATAGAAGGCGTTAAAG ATACAGTAGCCAGTACTGTGAATACAACAGTAGACACAACAAAAAATGTAGCCGCATCCGCTGTAGATAAGGGAGTTTCACTAGTAGGAACTGTAAAAG GTACAGCTGCAAGTACTGTAGATGCAACTAAAAATGTTGCGGCATCTGTTGTTGATAAGAGCACATCACTCATAGGAAGCGCTAAAG ATAATCTAGCAAGCACCATACTCACGACAGTAGATACCACTAAAAATGTAGCAGCCACCGCTTTCGATAAAGGCTCATCACTAGTAGGATCAGCCAAAG ATACTGTAGCAAGCACTGTGCAATCCACTGTCGATACAACTAAAAACGTTGCAACATCTGCTGTCGATAAAGGCGCTTCATTAGTAGAGGCTGCTAAAG GAACCGTGGCAAGCACAATTGACACGACGAAAAATGTCGCATCATCCGCAGTAGATAAAGGTTTTTCTTTAGTTGGCACTGCTAAAG ACACCGTAGCGAGCACTGTTAATACTACTGTAGAGACAACTAAGAGTGTAGCGTCATCAGCTGTCGATAAAGGATCACATCTTGTAGGATCTGCTAAAG ATACTGTAGCAAGTACATTAGATACAACAAAAAATGTTGCCTCAACTGCTGTAGACAAAGGCATATCGTTTGTCGGTGCCGCTAAAG ataccGTATCAAGTACAGTTCAAAATACATTAGACTCAACTAAGAGTGTAGCTGGATCTGTTTATGATAAGAGCTCTTCACTTGTGACCGGCGCCAAAG ATATATTCACAAGCAAGACCGAAGGTGCAAAAGATTCTGCCGAATCgtcaataaataatgttaaggaAACCGCAGAGAAATTAGACG acACGATCAACGCTACGGTAGACACGACGAAGAAGACTGCAGAAGAAGCCAAGGCTCAGGCTTTGAAAGCCGCTGAAGATGCTAAGGAGAAGGCTAGATTAGCTGCTGAGGCTGCTAAAGAGGAGGCAAAGAGGGCTGCAA aTGCTGCCGTTGAAGAGTCTAAGAAAGCTGCCGAGAAGGCGGCGGCGGATGCCAGTAACGCCGTACATAGCACGGTTGACAACACCTTGAAGAGAGTAGAGGATGCCGCTGACCAGGGCTTGAAGAACGCGGGACAAGTAGTCGACGCTAAAATCAAGGACGCCGACAAGTTCTTGAGCGAAAAACGTGACGCG CTGGTAACAAACTTCTCGAGTGCGGCGCACGACGGAGCTGAGGGTGCTGCGGGCTTGCTCAGCAAGGGGCTGGCTGCTTTCCCCAAATAA